A stretch of DNA from Gottschalkia acidurici 9a:
TGCTACTGGATCTGGTAATCCTATTTGGTCTAAATCTATTTCTCTATCACACGGACTAACTTTTTTATTATCTTTAACTACTATTCTTCCCGGAACTCCAACAACTGTACAGTTTGGAGGAACTTCTTTTAATACAACAGCACCTGCTCCTATTTTGGAATTATCTCCAACTTTAAATGGTCCTAAAACTTTAGCTCCACTACTTACCACTACATTTTTCCCTATAGTAGGATGTCTTTTTCCAGTATCTTTTCCCGTTCCTCCTAAAGTAACTCCTTGGTATATTGTTGCCATATCTCCAACCTCAGCTGTTTCTCCTATTACGACTCCCATCCCATGATCTATAAATACCCCTTTACCTATTTTAGCTCCTGGATGAATTTCTACTCCTGTAAAGAATCTAGCCATGTTAGAAAGTACTCTTGATATGAAGAAAAATCTTTTATTATAAAGCCAATGAGATATTCTGTGAACTAATATTGCGTGTAGCCCTGGGTAACATATGAGTGCCTCTATACTAGTTTTAACAGCAGGGTCTCTCTCTTTAATAGCTTTAATCTCATATCTAAGATATTTAAACATATAGTTATTACCTCCATTAATTTAATTTTTAATATAAAAAACCGCCTCTTACATTCAAGAGACGATTATTCCGCGGTTCCACTCTAGTTAAGCAAAAAGCTCCACCTTAAAGTTGTAACGGTACCACCGTCTTACCCTACTCTAATTTTCAGGTAGAAGTTCAAAAGTGCACTTCAGAATACTAATCGTCTTAAGACTCTTCTCAGCTTGTAGGAGTCCCTCTCTGTAAGTTTAGTAGACTTACTTTACTTTATCGTAACCTTTATATATATAATCACTTTGTATATTATATATTACTAAATTTTTTATAATTATTCAATAATATGCTTTTACTTAATAGTTACTTTCTATATATGATATTCTTTTCAGTATATTTTGTTTACCTAAAACTAAAATTATTTTATCTATGTCTGGACCATGTTGTTGTCCCGTAAGTGCTACTCTGACAGGCATAAACAAATTTTTACCTTTAATTCCTGTTTTCTTTTGAATTTTCTTCATAATTCCTTGTGAAAATTCTAGATCTACTTCATCTATTTCAGTTAATTCTTCCTTAAATGCCTCTAAAAGTGTAGGTACACCTTCGCCTTTTAGCAACTCTAATGTTTCCTCGTCTTCAGGAATTATTTCATTATTAAATATATATTTGACCTTTTCTGGTATTTCACTTAT
This window harbors:
- the cysE gene encoding serine O-acetyltransferase, whose translation is MFKYLRYEIKAIKERDPAVKTSIEALICYPGLHAILVHRISHWLYNKRFFFISRVLSNMARFFTGVEIHPGAKIGKGVFIDHGMGVVIGETAEVGDMATIYQGVTLGGTGKDTGKRHPTIGKNVVVSSGAKVLGPFKVGDNSKIGAGAVVLKEVPPNCTVVGVPGRIVVKDNKKVSPCDREIDLDQIGLPDPVAQELECLRTRIRRLEEELYEIENTKER